The following proteins are encoded in a genomic region of Reichenbachiella sp.:
- a CDS encoding helix-turn-helix domain-containing protein, translating to MNELTENKYVKRTQKDYSYAFKLSVVSEVESGELGIKAAARKYGIQSHSTVTNWLRKFGNFDWVNKSTLRMPKSKDQKLYELEQKVRLLEKQKKELEQQVENADKKAIFFDMMIDIAEEEFKLPIRKKSLPQQLIDSRLNKKKG from the coding sequence ATGAACGAACTCACAGAGAACAAGTATGTTAAAAGAACACAGAAGGACTACAGCTACGCTTTTAAATTGTCAGTTGTGTCAGAAGTTGAAAGCGGAGAGTTAGGCATAAAAGCCGCCGCTCGCAAGTATGGTATTCAGTCACACTCTACAGTTACCAATTGGCTTCGAAAATTTGGTAACTTTGATTGGGTCAATAAATCAACACTTCGGATGCCAAAATCTAAAGACCAAAAACTATACGAACTTGAGCAGAAAGTACGGCTGTTGGAAAAGCAAAAAAAAGAGCTTGAACAGCAGGTTGAAAACGCAGATAAGAAAGCCATTTTCTTTGATATGATGATCGACATAGCCGAAGAAGAATTCAAACTCCCCATCAGAAAAAAGTCTTTACCCCAACAGTTGATCGATTCAAGGTTGAACAAAAAGAAGGGGTAA
- a CDS encoding formylglycine-generating enzyme family protein, with protein MKHILFALIAIGTFACSTNESKQINTPAKNQVESNVPEGMVFVPGGTFVMGNEGEEANAIEGPEFTVELSGFYMDITEVTNAQFQKFVDATGYQTIAERPIDWEELKKQLPEGVEKPADSLLKPGSLVFAPIPNVSNLYDISQWWAWQTGSDWRHPYGPESNIEGKENHPVVHIAHEDAEAYATWAGKRLPTEAEWEYASRGGSHQSFAWGEELTPEGQYLANFFQGTFPGGNTIQDGFEKTAPVKSYPPNAYGLYDMIGNVWEWTSDWFRPDSHLQAKSQTITICRNPKGPESSFDPQEPQVPKRVIKGGSFLCSDQYCSNYRPSARMATAIDSGQEHLGFRCVQDVVN; from the coding sequence ATGAAGCATATACTATTCGCGCTAATAGCGATCGGAACTTTTGCCTGTTCCACTAATGAATCAAAACAAATTAATACACCAGCTAAAAATCAGGTTGAATCCAATGTTCCTGAAGGGATGGTCTTTGTCCCAGGTGGTACCTTCGTGATGGGAAATGAAGGAGAAGAGGCCAATGCTATAGAAGGACCAGAGTTTACAGTGGAACTCTCAGGGTTTTACATGGATATCACCGAAGTGACTAATGCTCAATTTCAAAAGTTTGTAGATGCTACTGGTTATCAAACGATAGCTGAACGACCCATTGATTGGGAGGAACTAAAAAAGCAATTGCCTGAAGGTGTGGAAAAACCTGCCGATTCTCTGTTGAAACCGGGATCATTGGTTTTCGCACCTATCCCTAACGTGTCTAATCTATATGATATATCTCAATGGTGGGCTTGGCAAACAGGTTCTGATTGGAGGCATCCATACGGGCCTGAAAGTAATATTGAAGGAAAAGAAAATCACCCAGTGGTGCATATCGCTCATGAAGATGCAGAAGCATATGCTACCTGGGCAGGCAAAAGATTGCCAACGGAGGCAGAGTGGGAATATGCCAGTCGTGGTGGCTCACATCAGTCCTTTGCATGGGGAGAGGAATTGACTCCGGAAGGTCAATATTTAGCTAATTTTTTTCAGGGCACTTTCCCAGGAGGTAATACGATTCAAGATGGGTTTGAAAAAACCGCACCAGTAAAAAGTTATCCGCCGAATGCTTATGGTTTGTATGATATGATTGGGAACGTTTGGGAGTGGACAAGTGATTGGTTTCGACCAGACAGTCATCTGCAAGCGAAAAGTCAAACCATTACCATTTGCCGCAACCCAAAAGGCCCCGAATCAAGCTTTGACCCCCAAGAGCCTCAAGTTCCTAAGCGTGTGATCAAAGGAGGATCTTTTTTATGTAGCGATCAGTATTGTAGCAATTACAGACCAAGTGCTCGAATGGCTACGGCGATTGATTCAGGGCAAGAACATTTAGGATTTCGATGTGTTCAAGATGTTGTCAATTAA
- a CDS encoding IS3 family transposase — MNRQIYYRSIRRSKQKQEIATKVVVMVEKVRMKMPRIGTRKLYHLLYDELQPLGVGRDRLFAIMKANHLQIVPKRQYHITTDSHHRFRKHKNLIDGLSIQRPEQVWVSDITYIGTRKNPMYLSLVTDAYSKRIMGFDVSKSLDASGAISALNMAIANRIYPERKLIHHSDRGLQYCCDAYQQVFNNHNIRCSMTESYDPYQNAIAERVNGILKHEFILGITTSDVALMDKLIEQSIYIYNHDRPHWSCWMNTPAFMHQQDKVKIRNYRNKNSTELKPDAI; from the coding sequence ATGAATAGGCAAATCTATTACCGCTCTATCAGAAGAAGTAAACAAAAGCAAGAAATAGCCACCAAGGTAGTAGTTATGGTTGAAAAGGTGCGTATGAAAATGCCTCGTATAGGTACCAGAAAGTTGTATCATTTACTTTATGATGAACTTCAGCCGCTGGGAGTTGGAAGAGACAGGCTATTTGCTATTATGAAAGCAAATCATCTTCAGATCGTACCTAAGAGACAATATCATATCACTACTGACTCTCATCATCGATTTAGAAAACATAAAAACCTTATTGATGGGCTTTCCATACAAAGGCCTGAGCAAGTATGGGTATCGGATATCACCTACATTGGAACACGGAAAAATCCGATGTATTTATCGTTGGTCACAGACGCTTATTCAAAGCGGATCATGGGCTTTGATGTATCGAAAAGTCTGGATGCTTCAGGTGCAATATCAGCCCTTAATATGGCTATTGCCAATCGTATATATCCTGAGCGAAAGTTGATCCATCACTCAGACAGAGGATTGCAGTATTGTTGCGATGCCTATCAACAGGTGTTTAACAATCATAATATAAGGTGCAGCATGACCGAAAGCTATGACCCATATCAAAATGCCATAGCCGAAAGGGTGAATGGGATATTGAAACATGAATTTATCTTAGGGATCACCACATCAGATGTAGCACTAATGGACAAACTCATTGAGCAGAGTATTTATATCTACAACCATGATCGACCTCATTGGAGCTGTTGGATGAATACCCCGGCATTTATGCATCAGCAAGACAAGGTCAAGATTAGAAACTATAGAAACAAAAATAGCACCGAGCTAAAACCCGATGCTATCTAA
- a CDS encoding M23 family metallopeptidase, with protein MRLNKLLFALVFFGAEAIAQVAPQRGDFMFPVRPKQENYLAGTMAELRSSHFHSGLDIKTSGITGLPIYAAADGYIQRIRVALGGYGNALYLVHPENGTVTVYAHLKSFNEDIADYVRKQQYAEESFAVDLYPEKNQFLFKKGDVIALSGNSGSSSGPHLHFEVRNLRHRALDPLEYGFEEIVDKTPPVLASVAFVTMDEHARVNGMWGRIEFDVITDENGNASIEEGISLFGNIGIEIYAYDKFDGARNRNGIRYQTMLFDGKPAFTQRIDQLSFSTQRNILVHTNYKRSREGGRRFNKLYKDTGNKLSFYATNDQSGLLRIFDPMEHQIDIRLEDAYGNINQVNLKINDNGFERSRDWKHTYALDNEGFDLFKHWLEIESVEGYCDANFYVNGEKQTVGMAYYTNTSHHFLWDLRKGLPDSAQLCGKTYDFNLVESIPSEQKMKWEGEDIKISFPKYSLFDTTYLRYEKTERSGFEVFDLNNRTTPLRQFATVYLKPEGVYDLIKSGVYSITSKNQLGFVGGEWEGDELVFKTRDLVPFTIATDSIPPKIIKKPSRAGRVKFKIEDEMSGIHSVRATLDGAWLLMNYDAKSGYIWSDETVEITGQFSLAVKDNASNISRFEATF; from the coding sequence TTGAGATTAAATAAACTTCTCTTCGCTCTTGTGTTCTTTGGTGCAGAAGCAATCGCACAAGTAGCTCCACAGCGGGGTGATTTTATGTTTCCGGTCCGACCAAAACAAGAAAACTATCTGGCGGGCACCATGGCAGAACTCCGGTCTTCTCATTTTCATTCAGGTTTGGACATCAAAACCAGCGGGATCACAGGATTACCAATCTATGCCGCAGCAGATGGATACATTCAAAGAATAAGAGTGGCACTGGGTGGTTATGGTAATGCGCTTTATCTGGTTCATCCAGAAAATGGAACTGTAACTGTTTATGCTCATCTTAAGTCATTCAATGAAGACATTGCAGACTATGTAAGGAAGCAGCAGTACGCAGAAGAATCTTTTGCAGTAGATCTCTATCCTGAAAAAAATCAATTCCTATTTAAGAAAGGAGATGTCATTGCACTCTCGGGCAATTCAGGATCTTCTTCTGGGCCGCATTTACACTTTGAAGTTCGGAATTTGAGACATCGTGCCCTGGATCCGCTTGAATATGGGTTTGAAGAAATTGTAGATAAAACACCGCCGGTTTTGGCCTCAGTGGCTTTTGTTACCATGGATGAGCATGCAAGAGTGAATGGTATGTGGGGGAGAATTGAGTTTGATGTCATCACCGATGAAAATGGTAATGCAAGCATAGAAGAAGGTATTTCTCTTTTTGGCAATATTGGAATTGAAATTTATGCCTATGACAAATTCGACGGTGCTAGAAATCGAAATGGTATTCGGTACCAAACCATGCTTTTTGACGGAAAGCCAGCCTTTACTCAACGCATAGATCAACTCAGTTTTAGTACCCAAAGAAATATCCTGGTACACACCAACTACAAAAGATCCAGGGAAGGCGGAAGAAGGTTTAACAAGCTCTATAAAGACACTGGTAACAAATTATCGTTCTATGCTACGAATGATCAATCGGGTCTGCTGAGAATATTTGATCCCATGGAACATCAAATTGACATCAGATTGGAAGACGCTTATGGGAATATCAATCAGGTCAATTTAAAGATCAATGACAATGGGTTTGAACGGAGTCGGGACTGGAAACACACCTATGCGTTAGACAATGAAGGATTTGATTTGTTTAAACACTGGCTCGAGATAGAAAGTGTAGAAGGTTATTGTGATGCAAATTTTTATGTAAATGGAGAGAAACAAACGGTGGGCATGGCCTACTATACCAATACTAGCCATCATTTTTTATGGGATCTTCGGAAGGGATTACCAGATTCAGCCCAGTTGTGTGGTAAAACCTACGATTTTAATTTAGTTGAAAGTATACCGTCAGAACAGAAAATGAAATGGGAAGGAGAGGATATCAAGATATCATTCCCAAAATATTCGCTGTTTGATACCACCTATTTGCGCTACGAAAAAACCGAAAGGAGCGGGTTTGAAGTTTTCGATCTAAATAATAGGACCACACCATTAAGGCAATTTGCGACTGTTTATTTGAAGCCTGAAGGCGTATATGATTTAATAAAGTCGGGTGTATATTCCATAACTAGTAAAAATCAACTAGGCTTTGTAGGTGGAGAATGGGAAGGAGATGAATTAGTTTTCAAAACTCGTGATTTGGTACCCTTCACCATTGCTACTGACTCTATTCCACCCAAGATAATAAAGAAGCCTTCACGGGCAGGACGGGTGAAATTCAAAATAGAGGATGAAATGTCTGGCATACACTCAGTGAGAGCGACGCTTGATGGTGCCTGGTTGTTGATGAATTATGATGCCAAGTCTGGTTATATCTGGTCCGATGAAACCGTAGAAATTACTGGCCAATTTTCTCTGGCTGTGAAGGACAATGCAAGCAATATTTCTCGCTTCGAAGCGACCTTTTGA
- a CDS encoding cation:proton antiporter, with product MTTAIIITFCSLLLIAYLFNLTSARTKIPTVILLLILGWAIKRGVEYFEVNVPNLSAILPVLATAGLILIVLEGSLELRLNKSKISLIKQSMLGALVPMVGLSLILAYVFSLVGEYSFLQCLTNAVPLCIISSAIAVPSVSNLSEFDREFVIYESSLSDILGVLFFNFVIMYESIGVSSFGHFSIQLVAIVIVSFIATLGLALLIRKIDHHVKFIPIILLVILIYTILKVYHLPALIFILIFGLFIGNVDQLRWFAWIDRFKLEVLKSESEKFKDLTIELAFLVRALFFILFGFLLETADILNIQTLSWSIGIVVLFFMVRSLQLKLSGLSFKPLLFVAPRGLITILLFLSILPEQQIPFVNNSLIIQIILLTAIVMAVGIMITDTDEESEMETIEEIPSGENN from the coding sequence ATGACCACAGCTATAATTATCACATTTTGTTCCTTGCTGCTGATTGCCTATTTATTCAACCTGACTTCAGCTCGAACGAAAATTCCAACAGTGATTTTGTTGTTGATTCTTGGCTGGGCAATAAAAAGGGGTGTGGAATACTTTGAGGTGAATGTACCTAATCTATCAGCTATTTTACCTGTTTTAGCTACTGCAGGACTGATATTAATAGTGTTGGAGGGATCATTGGAATTACGATTAAATAAATCTAAAATCTCTTTGATTAAACAATCCATGTTAGGTGCACTTGTGCCGATGGTAGGCTTGTCTTTGATACTGGCCTATGTTTTTTCATTGGTTGGGGAATACTCCTTTCTTCAATGTTTGACCAATGCAGTTCCCTTATGTATCATTAGTAGTGCGATAGCAGTTCCCAGTGTTTCCAATCTCTCTGAATTCGATCGTGAATTTGTCATTTACGAAAGTAGCTTGTCAGATATTTTGGGTGTATTGTTTTTCAATTTTGTGATCATGTATGAGAGCATTGGAGTCTCTTCATTTGGTCACTTTAGTATTCAGTTGGTTGCTATTGTCATCGTGTCCTTTATTGCTACACTTGGGTTGGCCTTGCTTATTCGAAAAATTGATCATCATGTCAAGTTTATACCTATCATATTGTTGGTGATTTTGATTTACACGATTCTCAAAGTTTATCATCTACCGGCATTGATATTTATTCTAATATTTGGACTATTCATTGGGAATGTCGACCAACTCAGATGGTTTGCTTGGATAGATAGGTTTAAGTTAGAAGTGTTGAAATCTGAAAGTGAAAAATTCAAAGACTTGACTATTGAGTTGGCATTTTTAGTGAGAGCCTTATTCTTTATTCTATTTGGCTTTTTATTAGAAACGGCAGATATTCTCAATATTCAAACATTGTCTTGGTCGATTGGAATAGTGGTCTTGTTCTTTATGGTTCGAAGCTTACAGCTCAAATTATCGGGCTTGTCATTCAAGCCTTTGTTGTTTGTTGCGCCTCGTGGGCTAATTACCATTTTACTCTTTTTGAGCATATTGCCCGAACAGCAAATCCCATTTGTTAATAATTCTCTTATTATCCAGATTATTCTTCTTACTGCCATTGTGATGGCTGTTGGAATAATGATCACTGACACGGATGAAGAAAGTGAAATGGAAACAATTGAAGAAATACCATCTGGAGAAAATAACTGA
- a CDS encoding aspartyl protease family protein: MKRKIGIAIAAVLYAGVALAQKPVASFPFEQYGSHSFIKVKVNNSEELDFIFDTGDGLTVLNIDRAKELGMTSGSNATTTSAEGTISGKLVKHNELTVGGAPVHNIKVYETSLNHLEISIGRNIDGIIGYDILNNYVVSMNFDDMMIELYDPNKYKYKGKGKMMSINLTSFIPHIAGQVTLANGEKLAGEFFVDTGAKATVDFNTPFVETNELASKIGDSYIYLVAGLGDTEYEHHRGRVKSFAFEGFSFDNMPVGLSHAKHGIQNHKKVSGIIGSGVLSRFNIVYHYKDKKMYWEQAKSYGDAFPVNASGIELQLSKDKSEVLVHKVFDNSPAYEAGVEVESVIESVDGESATELGLAKLREIFAQDGENVIVTINGEEIELELKSML, from the coding sequence ATGAAAAGAAAAATAGGAATAGCAATAGCAGCAGTACTTTATGCTGGTGTAGCATTGGCTCAAAAGCCAGTAGCAAGTTTTCCTTTTGAACAATATGGCTCTCATTCGTTCATTAAGGTTAAGGTCAATAATTCAGAGGAATTGGATTTTATTTTTGATACCGGAGACGGTTTGACTGTTCTCAACATTGATAGAGCTAAAGAGTTAGGAATGACCTCAGGCTCGAATGCGACTACTACAAGTGCCGAAGGTACCATTAGTGGTAAATTGGTTAAGCATAATGAGTTAACTGTTGGAGGAGCACCGGTACATAATATTAAGGTGTATGAGACTTCTTTGAATCACCTAGAAATCAGTATTGGAAGAAACATAGATGGAATCATTGGATATGACATTCTGAACAATTATGTAGTGTCTATGAACTTTGATGATATGATGATTGAACTCTATGATCCTAATAAGTACAAGTACAAGGGCAAAGGAAAAATGATGAGTATTAATTTGACCTCATTCATCCCGCATATTGCCGGACAAGTGACCTTAGCTAATGGCGAAAAATTGGCCGGGGAGTTCTTTGTTGATACAGGAGCGAAGGCTACTGTAGATTTCAACACGCCATTCGTAGAAACCAATGAATTGGCCTCAAAAATTGGAGATAGCTATATCTATTTAGTAGCAGGTCTGGGTGATACAGAATATGAGCACCATAGAGGAAGAGTTAAATCTTTTGCATTCGAAGGGTTCTCTTTTGATAATATGCCAGTAGGATTGAGTCATGCTAAGCATGGAATCCAAAACCATAAAAAAGTATCAGGCATTATAGGTAGTGGTGTATTGAGTAGATTCAATATTGTATATCACTACAAAGACAAAAAGATGTACTGGGAGCAAGCTAAATCTTATGGAGATGCTTTCCCTGTAAATGCTTCAGGTATCGAGTTGCAATTGAGCAAGGATAAGTCAGAGGTGTTGGTGCATAAAGTATTTGATAACAGCCCGGCTTATGAGGCAGGCGTAGAGGTTGAGTCCGTAATTGAATCAGTTGATGGCGAAAGCGCTACTGAATTAGGTCTGGCTAAGTTGAGAGAAATATTCGCTCAAGATGGAGAGAATGTGATTGTAACTATCAACGGAGAAGAGATTGAATTGGAGCTAAAGTCTATGCTGTAA
- a CDS encoding fumarylacetoacetate hydrolase family protein, with protein MKILAIGRNYAKHIEELNNERPDEPVVFSKPETAILKNNAAFYHPDFSNDIHHEVEILVKICKVGKNIDERFAHKYYEEIGIGVDFTARDLQSKAKAKGLPWDLAKGFNGSAPISNFVPKSKYDLSNLNFSLKKDGEDVQVGNTSMMLFSIDYIIAYVSKFFMLKKGDIIFTGTPEGVGSVKIGQRLEAFIEGEKMMDFEIK; from the coding sequence ATGAAGATACTGGCCATAGGAAGAAATTACGCCAAGCATATAGAAGAGCTAAACAACGAAAGGCCAGACGAGCCGGTGGTGTTTAGCAAACCCGAAACAGCTATTCTCAAAAACAATGCGGCTTTCTACCATCCTGATTTTTCGAATGACATCCATCACGAAGTCGAGATCCTGGTGAAAATTTGTAAGGTTGGAAAAAATATTGATGAAAGATTCGCGCATAAATATTATGAAGAAATCGGAATAGGAGTAGACTTCACAGCCAGGGATCTTCAATCCAAGGCTAAAGCCAAAGGCCTACCATGGGACCTGGCTAAAGGTTTTAATGGATCTGCACCTATATCCAACTTTGTACCTAAATCTAAGTATGACTTGTCTAATCTCAATTTTAGTCTCAAAAAAGACGGAGAGGATGTGCAAGTAGGAAATACTTCGATGATGCTATTCAGTATCGATTATATTATAGCCTATGTGTCTAAGTTCTTTATGTTGAAAAAAGGAGACATCATTTTTACGGGCACGCCTGAAGGAGTAGGGTCAGTAAAGATCGGGCAGCGACTAGAAGCATTTATTGAAGGTGAAAAAATGATGGATTTTGAGATTAAATAA
- a CDS encoding DUF4136 domain-containing protein, which translates to MKSISLLLAAMAISVVSFSQVKSDYNNDADFSKYKTYTFAGWQEDSEKQINQLDKDRIQKAIRAEFDKRGMEFVESDGDAIITLFIVFDQKTSTTAYTNYNGGMGYGGRWGWGYGGMGSSTTTYSESDYIEGTLVIDMYDSETKDLQWQGIITSTVKDNPKKREKTIPKKIAKLMKQYPSD; encoded by the coding sequence ATGAAATCAATTAGTTTGTTGTTAGCCGCAATGGCTATCTCTGTGGTGTCATTTTCTCAAGTCAAGAGTGATTATAACAACGATGCTGACTTTTCAAAATACAAGACGTACACGTTTGCCGGATGGCAAGAGGATAGTGAAAAGCAAATCAATCAATTGGACAAAGATCGGATTCAAAAAGCGATTCGCGCAGAATTTGATAAGCGAGGTATGGAATTCGTAGAATCTGATGGAGATGCGATTATCACGCTTTTTATTGTTTTCGACCAAAAGACGAGTACTACTGCTTATACCAACTACAATGGAGGTATGGGATATGGCGGCCGATGGGGCTGGGGATACGGTGGAATGGGAAGTTCAACTACCACCTATTCTGAAAGCGATTACATTGAAGGGACCCTAGTGATTGATATGTATGATAGCGAGACCAAGGATTTGCAATGGCAAGGAATCATAACATCGACCGTAAAAGACAATCCAAAGAAAAGGGAAAAAACTATTCCTAAGAAAATAGCCAAACTGATGAAGCAGTATCCCAGTGACTAG
- a CDS encoding arylsulfatase, translating to MKIRILRNALFFAAMIPVIALAQKNKKPNILVIWGDDIGQSNVSAYSMGITGYRTPNIDRIAKEGMIFTDYYAEQSCTAGRSSFILGQSVFRTGLSKVGMPGAKEGISEKDPTIAELLKPAGYVTGQFGKNHLGDRDEHLPTNHGFDEFYGNLYHLNAEEEPELPDYPDPEEYPNFRKNFGPRGVIHSTADGKVEDTGPLTKKRMETIDDESSEAALKFIRDAVKAKKPFFVWWNGTRMHFRTHVKPELRGISGQNEYGDGMVEHDMHVGKFLALLDELKITDNTIVMYSTDNGPHKNTWPDAGINPFRGEKNTNWEGGWRVPAMVRWPGTVKPGTVCNEIMSGMDWMPTFLDAAGQGDVPEKLLNGYSANGRDFKVHLDGYSFMPYFKGEVDKGPRKELFYFSDDGDLTALRYDDWKLIFMEQRSPGTLQVWAEPFIPLRLPMIYNLRRDPYEFATITSNTYYDWLLDHAFLLVPAQKIVGDFLMTFKEYPPRMKAASFSLDKVMEKLSTPSNN from the coding sequence ATGAAAATAAGAATCTTAAGGAATGCGCTGTTTTTCGCAGCGATGATTCCTGTAATTGCATTAGCACAAAAAAACAAGAAACCTAATATCCTTGTGATATGGGGCGATGATATTGGGCAATCTAATGTCAGTGCCTATTCTATGGGAATCACAGGGTACCGCACACCAAATATTGATAGGATTGCAAAAGAAGGAATGATTTTTACTGATTACTACGCAGAACAGAGTTGTACGGCTGGTCGGTCTTCTTTTATCCTTGGACAAAGTGTCTTCAGAACAGGGTTGAGTAAAGTTGGAATGCCTGGAGCGAAGGAAGGAATTTCCGAAAAAGATCCGACGATTGCGGAATTACTCAAGCCAGCTGGTTATGTCACTGGACAATTTGGTAAGAATCACCTGGGAGACCGAGACGAACATTTACCAACCAATCACGGATTTGATGAGTTTTATGGTAATCTCTATCACTTGAATGCGGAAGAAGAGCCAGAACTACCTGACTATCCAGATCCTGAAGAGTATCCTAATTTTAGAAAGAATTTTGGTCCTAGAGGAGTAATCCATTCGACGGCCGACGGGAAAGTAGAAGATACGGGACCTTTGACAAAAAAGAGAATGGAGACCATCGACGATGAATCGTCTGAAGCGGCACTAAAATTTATTAGAGATGCAGTAAAAGCTAAGAAGCCATTCTTCGTTTGGTGGAACGGTACAAGAATGCACTTTAGAACGCACGTGAAGCCAGAACTGAGAGGTATCTCAGGTCAGAATGAATACGGTGACGGAATGGTTGAGCACGACATGCATGTGGGCAAATTCTTGGCACTTTTGGATGAGTTGAAGATTACTGATAATACCATCGTGATGTATTCTACAGACAACGGGCCACATAAAAACACTTGGCCGGATGCGGGAATCAACCCATTTAGAGGAGAGAAAAATACCAACTGGGAAGGCGGTTGGAGAGTACCGGCTATGGTAAGATGGCCTGGTACTGTAAAACCCGGTACTGTTTGTAATGAGATCATGTCCGGTATGGACTGGATGCCTACTTTCTTAGATGCAGCAGGCCAAGGAGATGTTCCTGAAAAATTGTTGAATGGCTATTCAGCTAATGGCAGAGACTTTAAAGTGCATTTGGATGGATATAGCTTTATGCCATATTTCAAAGGTGAAGTAGACAAAGGGCCAAGAAAAGAATTGTTTTATTTTTCAGACGACGGTGATTTAACTGCATTGAGATATGACGATTGGAAATTGATTTTTATGGAACAACGCTCTCCGGGAACTTTGCAAGTTTGGGCAGAGCCATTTATTCCATTAAGGTTGCCCATGATTTATAATTTAAGGAGAGATCCATATGAGTTTGCTACTATTACTTCCAATACGTATTACGATTGGCTGCTGGATCACGCATTCCTTCTGGTGCCTGCACAAAAAATAGTAGGGGATTTTTTAATGACCTTCAAAGAGTATCCTCCAAGAATGAAAGCAGCAAGCTTCAGCTTGGATAAAGTGATGGAAAAGCTTAGTACCCCATCAAATAATTAG
- a CDS encoding HAD family hydrolase, translating into MKNLLVVFLGLYLLSCSAKSDQMVEVKQDPLPSWNEGVNKSAILNFVKSATDSSSESFVEIKNRIAVFDNDGTLWSEQPMYFQLAFALDQIKKLAPEHPEWNETEPFKSVLAGDMASVMKQGEGAIIKIVLATHGDVTADDFETGVKEWMAVARHPRFDRPYTDLVFQPMLEVLEYLRANDFKTFIVSGGGIGFMRPVTNELYGIPAEQVMGSMMKVEYDKENKIINRYPELSFIDDKAGKPVGIYNFIGKKPIAAFGNSDGDLQMLEWTSTNPNSFMMYVHHTDEEREWAYDSLSHIGKLKEGLTVANELGWTVADMKKDWKVVYPFELKD; encoded by the coding sequence ATGAAAAATCTTCTTGTTGTTTTTTTGGGATTGTACCTGTTAAGCTGCTCTGCTAAGAGTGATCAAATGGTGGAAGTAAAACAAGATCCTCTTCCATCCTGGAACGAAGGGGTTAATAAATCTGCCATTCTCAATTTTGTAAAAAGCGCTACAGATTCATCGAGCGAGTCTTTTGTTGAAATTAAAAATAGAATTGCAGTCTTCGACAACGATGGCACCTTATGGTCCGAGCAACCCATGTACTTCCAATTGGCTTTTGCTTTGGATCAAATTAAGAAATTAGCTCCTGAACACCCTGAGTGGAATGAAACAGAACCGTTCAAATCAGTTTTGGCAGGGGATATGGCATCTGTTATGAAGCAAGGTGAGGGAGCAATTATTAAAATAGTGTTGGCTACACATGGTGACGTGACCGCCGACGACTTCGAAACTGGAGTGAAGGAGTGGATGGCTGTAGCACGACACCCAAGGTTTGATAGGCCATATACTGACCTCGTTTTTCAGCCGATGCTTGAAGTATTAGAATATCTCAGGGCCAATGATTTCAAAACATTCATCGTATCAGGTGGAGGCATAGGCTTTATGAGGCCAGTCACCAATGAACTCTATGGAATTCCTGCTGAGCAGGTTATGGGTAGTATGATGAAAGTAGAATATGACAAAGAGAACAAGATCATCAATCGCTACCCAGAATTATCATTTATCGATGATAAAGCTGGGAAGCCTGTTGGCATCTATAATTTTATTGGTAAAAAACCGATCGCAGCTTTTGGTAATTCGGACGGCGACTTACAAATGCTAGAATGGACTTCTACCAACCCAAATTCATTTATGATGTACGTGCATCATACCGATGAGGAAAGAGAGTGGGCCTATGATAGTCTTTCTCATATTGGAAAATTGAAAGAAGGCCTTACCGTAGCAAATGAATTAGGTTGGACTGTAGCAGATATGAAAAAAGATTGGAAAGTAGTTTACCCTTTTGAATTGAAAGATTAA